From one Lotus japonicus ecotype B-129 chromosome 3, LjGifu_v1.2 genomic stretch:
- the LOC130746633 gene encoding uncharacterized protein LOC130746633 has protein sequence MSRERLVKAVKRFVEVRYKVFSTRYGQNVIDILDFPIKLVLSPFTLAFDIAGSAPRGFGVPELISKLSAASVFAIATLGTYDIALELGKKVICQRNCRTCNGWQALRCTMCRGSGRVHYQVKSCTLKRGEKATAESVADAIVDNRAELVHIPSSLDFQKPLPLKDCPTCDGTGVMGCTECKHKLQVRISADDIMEPPWQAYNVLEKMDYPYEHIRHSMKDPGIAAFWLITLPQIMGGFTYDDDVKQNIWSQYKESMRYDQLRDVVAKRKPGWEYLQDALISIDPSRARDDPVIVKNVPYFKAKKALEAEVMKLDPPPRPPTWGELDLPLSASSWSEQDLKDPDKFYEMTVLLNAQREISDKILDAQWETKWRQEKLNKMVEEKLQPYIQNTDSAVLSETILLKPQNQDNKRPRRRRWFFF, from the exons ATGTCCAGAGAGCGTTTGGTGAAGGCAGTGAAGCGCTTTGTGGAGGTTCGATACAAGGTCTTCTCTACTCGTTATGGCCAAAACGTTATCGATATCTTGGACTTCCCAATCAAGCTCGTCTTGTCTCCCTTCACTTTGGCCTTCGACATTGCTGGTTCTGCTCCTCGTGGCTTCGGTGTCCCTGAGCTTATCTCTAAGCTCTCTGCTGCTTCCGTCTTC GCTATTGCTACTTTGGGGACTTATGACATTGCATTAGAGCTGGGGAAGAAGGTGATATGTCAAAG GAATTGTCGGACATGTAATGGATGGCAGGCCTTGCGGTGTACCATGTGCCGAGGGAGTGGAAGGGTGCACTATCAAGTGAAGAGTTGCACCTTGAAGAG GGGAGAGAAAGCAACTGCTGAATCTGTAGCAGATGCCATTGTTGACAACCGGGCTGAGTTAGTGCATATACCTTCCTCCTTGGATTTTCAGAAACCATTGCCATTGAAAGACTGTCCAACTTGTGATGGAACG GGTGTAATGGGCTGTACTGAATGCAAGCACAAATTACAAGTTAGGATCTCAGCAGACGat ATTATGGAGCCCCCATGGCAAGCTTATAATGTGTTGGAAAAGATGGATTATCCATATGAG CACATAAGGCACAGCATGAAAGATCCTGGTATTGCTGCATTTTGGCTGATTACCTTACCTCAGATTATGGGGGGATTTACCTATGATGATGATGTGAAGCAGAATATATGGTCGCAGTACAAG GAATCCATGCGTTATGATCAACTCCGAGATGTGGTGGCCAAGAGGAAACCAGGGTGGGAGTATCTGCAGGAT GCCTTGATATCTATAGATCCTTCCCGTGCAAGGGATGATCCTGTCATTGTGAAAAATGTCCCTTACTTTAAGGCTAAGAAGGCTCTGGAGGCAGAGGTTATGAAGCTTGATCCACCACCGAGACCACCAACTTGGGGT GAGCTGGACCTTCCATTAAGTGCATCATCTTGGAGTGAGCAGGATCTCAAAGATCCAGACAAGTTCTATGAGATGACTGTTCTTCTTAATGCCCAAAGAGAGATCTCTGATAAGATCTTGGATGCACAATGGGAAACTAAATGGCGTCAAGAGAAG TTGAATAAGATGGTGGAGGAAAAGCTGCAGCCATACATTCAGAATACAGACAGTGCAGTTCTTTCTGAGACTATATTACTAAAACCACAAAATCAGGATAACAAG AGACCTCGCCGACGAAGGTGGTTCTTCTTTTGA